CAGGAAGCCGTCGTTGATGCCGTCCTTGAGCGAGTAGATGAAGACCGGGTCGCCGAAATAGGCGTAGGTGTCGGCGTTGATGTCCCGCTTGGGCGTGGCCGTCAGGCCGAGCTGCACGGCCGGGGCGAAGTATTCCAGAATGCCGCGCCAGCGGCTTTCGTCCCGCGCTCCGCCGCGATGACATTCGTCGATGACGATAAAATCGAAGAAGTCGGGAGGGTAGTCCCCGAAATAGGGGCTCGGTTCCCCACCGGTTGGCGGTCCGCACATGAAGGTCTGGAAGATGGTGAAGAAAATGCTGCCGTTTTGGGGCACCTTGCCTTTCTTCCTGATCTCGTCCGGCGCGATGCGCACCAGGGCGTCCTCGGCAAAGGCTGAAAATGCGTTATAGGCCTGATCCGCCAGAATGTTGCGGTCGGCCAGGAACAGGATGCGCGGCCTGCGGCTCGGCTCTCCCTCATGCCGCCAATCCTGCAGGTTCCAGCGACTATGGAACAGTTTCCAGGCGATCTGAAAGGCGATGAAGGTTTTGCCCGTACCCGTGGCCAGCGTCAGCAGGATGCGGTCCCGGCCGTCGGCCATGGCGGATAGGACCCGCTCCACGGCGATGTCCTGATAATATCGGCCCTGAAAGTAGCCGCCCCGATCCTCGAAGGGCACGGCCTTGAAACGGTCCCGCCAGAGATTCTGCACGGCGAAGGTCCGCCCCCAGAGTTCTTCCGGCGTGGGGAAGGTCGAAACTTCGGCCTCGCTGCCCGTTTCCATGTCCACGGCATAGATGCCCTGGCCGTTGGTGGCGTACGTGAAGCGAACGGCCAGCTTGCCGGCGTAGTCCTTGGCCTGGGCCAGCCCTTCGGTCAGCGCCTTGTCCCAGGCCTTGGCCTCGACCACGGCCAGCTTGGTGTTGCGGTACTCAAGGACGTAATCGGCCGTGAGTGCCTTGGCCCGTTTGCCCGCGCCCTGGATGCGGCCCATGGTGATGGGAT
The genomic region above belongs to Deltaproteobacteria bacterium and contains:
- a CDS encoding DEAD/DEAH box helicase; amino-acid sequence: MNEAETRLLHIDPALKAAGWGVVEGSRIRPEYPITMGRIQGAGKRAKALTADYVLEYRNTKLAVVEAKAWDKALTEGLAQAKDYAGKLAVRFTYATNGQGIYAVDMETGSEAEVSTFPTPEELWGRTFAVQNLWRDRFKAVPFEDRGGYFQGRYYQDIAVERVLSAMADGRDRILLTLATGTGKTFIAFQIAWKLFHSRWNLQDWRHEGEPSRRPRILFLADRNILADQAYNAFSAFAEDALVRIAPDEIRKKGKVPQNGSIFFTIFQTFMCGPPTGGEPSPYFGDYPPDFFDFIVIDECHRGGARDESRWRGILEYFAPAVQLGLTATPKRDINADTYAYFGDPVFIYSLKDGINDGFL